In Fibrobacter sp. UWR3, a single window of DNA contains:
- a CDS encoding FISUMP domain-containing protein, with amino-acid sequence MKQRTILIGATLAAALAFTACDDIRVQEFPDGKVRMETTYVKDKKQGLEKEYYNNGTLRRETTYNADRKEGLQKEYYEDGTLQAETPFADGYIEGEVVKYHKNGKLASKAKYQKNKQVEFGEVFDPDGTPATDGSYKDPRDGYAYQWIRIGTQLWTAENMNFGTYEGSVCNQCNHWGRLYNFENAKKACLEGFHMPTKDEWKTLLTFAETSGKVGTVLKAGFGWDPIKEGGNDYGNGKDELGFGVKAGGAHFAKSDVPLKERKFEDAGKKAYLWTAEGEVLVFYHDKDIAKFEKFNPEFGASLRCLKD; translated from the coding sequence ATGAAACAGAGAACCATCCTCATTGGCGCTACCCTTGCGGCAGCACTTGCATTCACCGCCTGTGACGACATCCGCGTGCAGGAATTCCCCGACGGAAAGGTGCGCATGGAAACCACCTACGTCAAGGACAAGAAGCAGGGCCTCGAGAAGGAGTACTACAACAACGGCACTCTCCGGCGCGAGACCACCTACAACGCCGACCGCAAGGAAGGCCTGCAGAAGGAATACTACGAGGACGGCACGCTCCAGGCCGAAACCCCGTTCGCCGACGGCTACATCGAGGGCGAAGTCGTGAAGTACCACAAGAACGGCAAGCTCGCCTCCAAGGCCAAGTACCAGAAGAACAAGCAGGTTGAATTCGGCGAGGTGTTCGACCCCGACGGAACTCCCGCGACCGACGGCAGCTACAAGGACCCGCGCGACGGATACGCCTACCAGTGGATTCGAATCGGCACGCAGCTCTGGACCGCAGAGAACATGAACTTCGGCACCTACGAAGGTTCCGTGTGCAACCAGTGCAACCACTGGGGCCGCCTCTACAACTTCGAGAACGCGAAGAAGGCCTGCCTCGAAGGTTTCCACATGCCCACCAAGGATGAATGGAAAACACTCCTCACCTTCGCCGAGACAAGCGGCAAGGTCGGCACCGTGCTCAAGGCCGGCTTCGGCTGGGACCCCATCAAGGAAGGCGGCAACGACTACGGCAACGGCAAGGATGAACTCGGGTTCGGCGTGAAGGCCGGCGGCGCACACTTCGCGAAGAGCGATGTTCCGCTGAAGGAACGCAAGTTCGAAGATGCCGGCAAGAAGGCCTACCTCTGGACAGCCGAAGGCGAAGTGCTCGTGTTCTACCACGACAAGGACATCGCGAAGTTCGAGAAGTTCAATCCCGAATTCGGCGCAAGCCTCCGCTGCCTGAAAGACTAG
- the argJ gene encoding bifunctional glutamate N-acetyltransferase/amino-acid acetyltransferase ArgJ → MYTVLEKGGVCSPKGFTASGICAGIKASGNADMALLKSEKAARCFAVFTTNKVKAAPVLYDKAALEHAHFATAVVVNSGNANACTGEQGYKDAERMAVMTEEALGLTPKSVLVCSTGVIGHLMPMDKIEAGIPKLVEKLHADASEEFGRAILTTDLALKSHAVEIQTEKGVITIGGACKGSGMIHPNMATMLAFITTDISLPIDFFAEFRADIADSFNAITVDGDTSTNDTCILLANGMSGLRYEDLSLSEQGEFRAALMLIMQSLAKDIVRDGEGATKLIELRIEKAESHEEALRMARFIGTSNLAKCAMFGEDPNWGRILSSAGSSGCNMVAEHTDLYFGDVKVLEGGRPLQLDEAQTAALHAVVRQREYKVTLVLNIGQASASAFTCDLSYGYVKINAEYTT, encoded by the coding sequence ATGTACACTGTGCTGGAAAAAGGCGGCGTTTGCTCACCCAAGGGCTTTACCGCATCTGGAATTTGCGCTGGCATCAAGGCCAGCGGTAACGCCGACATGGCGCTTTTGAAAAGCGAGAAGGCGGCCCGCTGTTTCGCCGTTTTTACCACCAACAAGGTGAAGGCCGCTCCGGTACTGTACGACAAGGCTGCGCTTGAACACGCACACTTCGCGACTGCAGTCGTGGTGAACAGCGGCAACGCGAACGCCTGTACCGGCGAACAGGGCTACAAGGATGCCGAACGCATGGCCGTGATGACCGAGGAGGCTCTTGGCCTTACCCCGAAGAGCGTGCTCGTTTGCAGCACGGGCGTGATTGGCCACCTGATGCCGATGGACAAGATCGAGGCGGGAATCCCGAAGCTCGTGGAAAAACTGCATGCCGATGCTTCCGAGGAATTCGGGCGCGCAATCCTCACGACCGACCTTGCCCTCAAGAGCCACGCCGTGGAAATCCAGACGGAGAAGGGCGTGATTACGATTGGCGGCGCCTGCAAGGGTTCGGGCATGATTCACCCGAACATGGCGACGATGCTTGCCTTCATCACGACCGACATCTCGCTCCCCATAGACTTCTTTGCCGAATTCCGTGCCGACATCGCCGATTCCTTCAATGCGATTACGGTGGACGGCGACACGAGCACGAACGACACGTGCATCTTGCTAGCAAACGGCATGAGCGGGCTTCGTTACGAGGACCTGAGCTTGAGCGAACAGGGCGAGTTCCGTGCTGCTCTCATGCTCATCATGCAGAGCCTCGCAAAAGACATCGTGCGTGATGGCGAAGGTGCCACCAAGCTTATCGAACTGCGTATCGAGAAGGCCGAAAGCCACGAAGAAGCGCTCCGCATGGCGCGCTTTATCGGTACCAGCAACCTTGCGAAGTGCGCGATGTTCGGTGAAGACCCGAACTGGGGCCGCATCCTCAGCAGCGCGGGTTCCAGCGGTTGCAACATGGTGGCCGAACACACCGACCTGTACTTCGGCGACGTGAAGGTCTTGGAAGGCGGGCGCCCGCTCCAGCTTGACGAGGCCCAGACGGCGGCACTCCATGCCGTGGTGCGCCAGCGTGAATACAAAGTAACGCTCGTGCTCAACATTGGGCAGGCATCCGCAAGCGCGTTTACCTGCGACCTGAGCTACGGCTACGTGAAGATCAACGCGGAATACACGACGTGA
- the greA gene encoding transcription elongation factor GreA, whose product MEKIKFTQEAFDKLIKDLENLKNVERPRVLQELVDARAQGDLSENAEYHAAKERLASIDNIEMPRLQDQIARAEVVAFDPNSDTIRFGAKVTLLNAKTKKNVVYQLVSPEEADALNGKISFKSPIGAALMGQKKGETIEVTTPRGVNKFQIIDFS is encoded by the coding sequence ATGGAAAAGATCAAGTTTACACAGGAAGCTTTCGACAAGCTCATCAAGGACCTAGAAAATTTAAAAAATGTTGAACGCCCGCGCGTATTGCAGGAACTGGTTGATGCCCGTGCGCAAGGCGATTTGAGCGAAAACGCCGAATACCACGCAGCGAAGGAACGCCTCGCCTCCATCGACAACATCGAGATGCCCAGGCTCCAGGACCAGATTGCCCGCGCCGAAGTCGTCGCGTTCGACCCGAATTCCGACACCATCCGCTTTGGCGCGAAGGTCACGCTCCTCAACGCAAAGACCAAGAAGAACGTCGTGTACCAGCTGGTGAGCCCCGAAGAGGCAGACGCCCTCAACGGCAAAATCAGCTTCAAGAGCCCCATCGGAGCCGCCCTCATGGGCCAGAAGAAGGGCGAAACCATCGAAGTCACGACCCCGAGGGGCGTAAACAAGTTCCAGATTATCGACTTCAGCTAA
- the holA gene encoding DNA polymerase III subunit delta, which yields MIIALIGNDDFSKDMRIEKFLQDTLGDRKDDPMAKQILFATDPNIASIAESVITACDSVSMFSPEQTVVVRKADELKADDTRELTKWLSHKPNCTLLFEFSKLDGRGELYKTLKSVGEIEKFDEPPQYKMADWIAAAIPSHFNKAIDRDACYYLADALGNKTKIVCEEVEKVLMYDPNCKKITLDLVKSMVVPQRKNASYEINTPFGLRDVKAYTRLLNEMFRNGVEAVPIVASLYYYAIDLLNFMTLTEKKMSPADAAKAMGKNDYVFNKLGRAPECAKRWSKPLLCRVIRRLSDIDYEIKSGKCSTKIAQELALAALVVR from the coding sequence ATGATTATCGCGCTCATCGGCAATGACGATTTCTCGAAGGACATGCGCATCGAGAAATTCCTGCAAGATACCCTCGGCGACCGCAAAGACGACCCGATGGCAAAGCAGATTCTGTTCGCGACGGACCCGAACATCGCCTCCATCGCGGAGTCGGTCATTACTGCATGTGACAGCGTATCCATGTTCTCGCCCGAACAGACGGTCGTCGTCCGCAAGGCCGACGAACTCAAGGCCGACGACACGCGCGAACTCACCAAGTGGCTGAGCCACAAGCCCAACTGCACACTCCTTTTCGAGTTCTCGAAACTCGACGGGCGCGGGGAACTGTACAAGACACTCAAGAGCGTGGGCGAAATCGAGAAATTCGACGAACCGCCCCAGTACAAGATGGCCGACTGGATTGCGGCCGCAATTCCCTCGCACTTCAACAAGGCAATCGACAGGGACGCCTGCTACTACCTCGCCGACGCGCTCGGCAACAAGACGAAAATCGTCTGCGAGGAAGTCGAGAAGGTCCTGATGTACGACCCCAACTGCAAAAAAATCACGCTCGACCTCGTGAAATCCATGGTGGTTCCGCAGCGCAAGAACGCGTCGTACGAAATAAACACGCCGTTCGGGCTACGCGACGTGAAGGCATACACCCGACTGCTGAACGAAATGTTCAGGAACGGCGTGGAAGCAGTCCCCATAGTCGCATCGCTCTACTACTACGCCATTGACCTGCTGAACTTCATGACCCTGACCGAAAAGAAGATGTCACCTGCCGATGCCGCAAAGGCCATGGGCAAGAACGACTACGTGTTCAACAAGCTGGGGCGCGCCCCGGAATGCGCCAAGCGCTGGAGCAAGCCTCTGCTCTGCAGGGTAATTCGCCGCCTCTCCGATATCGACTACGAAATCAAGAGCGGAAAGTGCAGCACGAAGATCGCACAAGAACTCGCCCTCGCTGCACTCGTCGTGCGATAG
- the pilQ gene encoding type IV pilus secretin PilQ, which yields MKKLIKILMVLSLVVGLSSVCAAPASGSVEPNKKLYDFSFVDTDFSAVFRSVSVVAGVDILLAPDVKGKMSIKVTKKTWQETLDIICEINDLTWVIQDKYIVVQRQSTYQAKQKKIADEEKQQEDTAPLVRKNFQIHHAKADELVKVLESMKSGRGRITVVERTNSIIVYDTDSKIEQMENALTELDVETLQIMITAKLVVVNSQRARELGVDWSAMLGNNVSMTPGAANGTYGSQAGSSRGAAMVTSFPNNGATPAVSGAATTITTSLFDNNLKLAVSSLMGDASTEVLASPQVSTLDNTEAQVFMGDKVSIRVIDDSGESSTQLVETGIKLTVTPHVSGDNRILLDLHPENNSYDYDSKGEIVISTQEAKTKVVVADGETVIIGGLTRNETQESESGIPFLKDIPFFGNLFKYTRHSVVKKDLVIFVTPRIIRNYIGNVELSEPSAEVAEQGAPQMQKVEQPAPAAQPAQQAAPAAQPAAQSAPAADASTGSATSPAPAQEPAPAAEPAPASEPAAETPAAPEPAANDVQDDWN from the coding sequence GTGAAAAAGCTGATTAAAATACTCATGGTCCTGTCCCTGGTAGTGGGACTCTCCTCGGTCTGTGCTGCCCCCGCGTCGGGTTCCGTGGAACCCAACAAGAAGCTGTACGACTTCTCGTTCGTGGACACTGACTTCAGTGCCGTGTTCCGCTCTGTTTCTGTGGTTGCGGGTGTCGATATCTTGCTTGCTCCCGATGTGAAGGGCAAGATGAGCATCAAGGTCACCAAGAAAACCTGGCAGGAAACGCTCGACATTATCTGCGAAATCAATGACCTCACCTGGGTTATTCAGGACAAGTACATCGTGGTTCAGCGCCAGAGTACTTACCAGGCCAAGCAGAAGAAGATTGCCGACGAGGAAAAGCAGCAGGAAGATACTGCTCCGCTCGTACGCAAGAACTTCCAGATTCACCACGCGAAGGCCGACGAACTCGTGAAGGTGCTCGAAAGCATGAAGAGCGGTCGTGGCCGTATCACCGTCGTGGAACGCACGAACTCCATTATCGTGTACGATACCGATTCTAAGATTGAGCAGATGGAAAACGCCCTTACCGAACTTGACGTGGAAACCCTCCAGATCATGATTACTGCGAAGCTCGTGGTGGTGAACAGCCAGCGCGCCCGCGAACTCGGTGTGGACTGGAGCGCGATGCTCGGCAACAACGTCTCTATGACTCCGGGTGCGGCAAACGGTACTTACGGAAGCCAGGCTGGGTCTAGCCGTGGCGCTGCCATGGTTACGTCCTTCCCGAACAACGGTGCAACGCCTGCTGTTAGCGGTGCCGCAACGACTATTACCACGAGCCTGTTCGACAACAACCTGAAGCTCGCCGTGTCGAGCCTGATGGGTGACGCTTCTACCGAAGTGCTCGCGAGCCCGCAGGTCTCTACGCTCGACAATACCGAAGCCCAGGTGTTCATGGGTGACAAGGTTTCTATCCGCGTGATTGACGATAGCGGTGAATCTTCTACGCAGCTCGTCGAAACCGGTATCAAGCTGACGGTTACCCCGCACGTTTCGGGCGACAACCGCATCTTGCTTGACCTGCACCCGGAAAACAACTCCTACGATTACGACTCCAAGGGCGAAATCGTGATCAGTACGCAGGAAGCCAAGACGAAGGTCGTGGTGGCTGACGGCGAGACCGTGATTATCGGCGGCCTGACCCGTAACGAGACCCAGGAATCCGAGAGCGGCATTCCGTTCCTCAAGGACATTCCGTTCTTCGGCAACCTCTTCAAGTATACGCGTCATTCCGTGGTCAAGAAGGACCTCGTGATCTTCGTGACCCCGCGCATTATCCGCAATTACATCGGCAACGTGGAACTTTCCGAACCTTCCGCCGAAGTGGCTGAACAGGGCGCTCCGCAGATGCAGAAGGTGGAACAGCCGGCTCCGGCTGCACAGCCTGCACAACAGGCTGCTCCTGCAGCACAGCCCGCTGCTCAGAGCGCTCCTGCCGCTGATGCTTCGACAGGCTCAGCAACCAGTCCGGCTCCTGCACAGGAACCTGCCCCTGCCGCAGAACCTGCTCCGGCATCCGAGCCCGCTGCGGAAACTCCCGCCGCACCGGAACCTGCTGCAAACGACGTCCAGGACGACTGGAACTAA
- a CDS encoding type 4a pilus biogenesis protein PilO gives MGNFDFKDKKNIYLIVVCLLIVGLIYYTYDYVYNPYVQRKQQLESELSTAQSELDKINAKKHRIAELELQLVQAEKDFEKLKEMFPEEEKVPLRLQDLYAVLRSSGVQIQKFNPEGSSQKEHYIENRYSIAVNSGYHMLGYLFAEIANFNYPTAITNLRLNRYSGIAAELQKAETHGWTPITVSVSFNLTTYTSKKVGP, from the coding sequence ATGGGTAATTTCGATTTTAAAGACAAGAAGAACATATACCTGATTGTTGTATGTCTCCTTATTGTGGGTCTTATCTACTACACATACGACTACGTGTATAACCCGTATGTACAAAGGAAGCAGCAACTAGAATCTGAACTCAGCACTGCACAGTCCGAACTCGACAAGATTAACGCGAAGAAGCACCGCATTGCGGAGCTTGAACTGCAGCTGGTGCAGGCCGAGAAGGATTTCGAAAAGCTGAAGGAAATGTTCCCCGAAGAGGAAAAGGTTCCGCTGCGCCTGCAGGATTTGTATGCCGTGCTACGCAGTTCGGGCGTGCAGATCCAGAAGTTCAATCCGGAAGGTTCTTCCCAGAAGGAACACTACATCGAGAACCGCTACTCCATCGCGGTCAACTCGGGTTACCACATGCTGGGCTACCTGTTTGCTGAAATTGCGAACTTCAATTACCCGACGGCGATTACGAACCTCAGGTTGAACCGCTACTCGGGAATTGCCGCCGAACTCCAGAAGGCGGAAACCCACGGCTGGACTCCCATTACGGTGTCGGTGTCGTTTAACCTGACCACCTATACATCCAAGAAGGTTGGCCCATGA